The following is a genomic window from Flavobacteriales bacterium.
CAAGAACCTCCTGTCTGAGGATTTCCAGTTAATTCATCAAACATGTTAAAAGTAGGGTCACCTGAGCAAACGAGCTTAAAACCTATTTCACCGGCATCAGGCAGTTTGTTTACAAATAAATTAATAAACGAAGTATCATTACATAAATCATTAACTCCGTAAGTAATATAAGAATAATCACCGCTAGTGCTCTCAACTAAACTTTGTTGTGAATTAACTTGATTGTCATTTTCATTAAACCAAATTCCACCTTCATCATATTCATCACCTAAAAAATTATATAAATCTAAAAAGTCAGCTCCATTAGTTACATCACATAAGAAAATTGTAGTATCCTCACCTGCATTTCCAACTAAACCGGCTTTTGTTTGTGCGAAAGTTTGTATAAGTATAGAATCTACTTTAGGAATAACTTCACCTGTACATACATCAACTACGGTGATGTAGTAATAGACTGCTCCTGTATCAGGAGTAACCGTAATTTCCAAATCTTCACCTAACACATTTCCGTACTGATCTGTCCATATTACAGTACCTGTTGCAATTGGGCTATATGGAATTTCTGTTACAGTATAATCTGTAAAATCTGCGTTAGGAAGAAACTCCCATCCCTCGTCAGAAGCATCCCATTGTAAGGGAAAGTTTCTTGGCTGACCAAGCACAGGGTCATCAACAATTTCGAATAAGGTGCTATTTTCGTTAACTAAACCTTGTATAGCTGCTCCACCATTCCAATTGACACAAAGAGGCTTCTCATCAAGATGCATTTGTATTTTATTGGATGTTTCAAAAAGTAAAGCATATTGACCCACAATTAAATCGTTACATGAAAACATTGGCATACTACACCAAACAACATAAAACACTCTATTAGGAGCTGCACCGTAGGTTCCATAAACAATAGATCCGCCAACACTTGGATCAATATCATGCCAAGGGGCCATTATAGCATTTTCTGGCACATTGTTAGGGTTTGGAATAGCATTACCTATAGTCCATGGAGAAAAAACACCTTCTTGCGTTAAATCAAAAGTTATATATCCATTTGCTGAAATTATACATTCGTTATAAGTGTTTCCATAAAATTCAAAATCAAAACCCATAGGAATGATTTCCGAATGAATATCATCTGTGTTTATAAATGAAGGACTAAGATTTGCACCTGAGGCTGTCAGTGTAATATCTTGAGAAGAGCACAAAACAGTATCAACTGAAGTTATAAATTGAGCACTACTATTAATGCCTAGTAATACAAGCAATAAAATTAAAAATTGTCTCATGCTAATTCAATTTAAATTTAAGGTTAAAGTGTTATCTGTAAAGTGTAACAGAACCCTTTTCGTTGTATGGGGTTCCGTCCTCACCAATAGCATTTAAAACATAAAAATACACCCCCTCAGGAACTTCAAGACCATTCATCGATATACCATCCCAACCATCTGAAGGGTTTTCTATCTCATAAATCTTATCTCCCCATCTACTGTAAATGACAGCATTTAAGTCACGAATACCATAATTCTCAAAATGGAATACATCATTTACGTTATCGCCATTTGGTGAGAAAGCGTTAAATTCAATTATACCTTGCACCGATACAACTAATGAAATAGTATCTGAACACGTACCAGAAGGATCGAATACTTCCATCACTACATCATAGTCTCCTACTTCATTAAACGTATGTTGGAATGAATTCGTTGCAAAACCTTCATAAAAATTTGCAGTCATGTTCATACCATTAACCCACCATTGATTCAAACTGATATCGGTATTCTGACTGATATCGGAAAACTCAACATTAAATGGTGCGGGTTGAGAAAGAATGTAATGACTTCCATTAGCTCCCGGCGAATTAATTACCCAATCTGCCACTATTTGAGCAGGATCTGTTAGTGTTTGATTAGCAGATGTCTGACAACCATTTTTATCGGTAATAGTGACACTATATGCCCCAGATGACAGGAAGCTTATATCCTCTGTATTTTCACCGTTTGACCACTCAAATACTAATGGCTCTGTTCCGCCACCAATAGTTAAATCAATAGAACCATCTTCTAACCCAAAGCAACTTGGATCATTAAATGTAATGGTTGGTGCAGTAAAAGGTGCCGGGGAAGAAACATTGATGTTGACTGTTTTCTGACAATTATTATCATCAAAAACTGTTACATCATAATTTCCAGCAACAATACCATTAAAGACTCCATTAGAACTGTTTGAATTAGAAGCACCTGAAATTGTATAGTTATTATAAGGCTGGGTACCTCCGTTGGCTACAGCTATTATTTCTCCAGTATTTGCACCATCACAGTCAACACCAACAGAATTAGCCGTAATGGTAAGTGGTGAGGGTTCAGAAAGTATAATTTCCGAAACTTGCGACTCACAGCCATTGGCATCAGTTACAGAAACATCATATGAACCAGCTGTTAAACCATTAAATAGTCCAGTTGCATTAGAGGTCGTTGACGATATGTTATAGCTCTGATACGGTGTTGTTCCTCCAACACCATCTACTTTAATTGAACCTGTTGGAGATCCATTTGAGGCATGGCAATCTAAATCAGTAGAAAAAATATTTGCTACAACTAATGCTGGGTCCTCGATGTCAATTGTAAATACAGTATCGCAACCATATCTATCAACCACTTCTAGATAATACGTTCCACCATCTAAATTAGAAATTTCAATATCTAGTGATCCGTTAGTATTCAAAACTCCTTGACCATTTAAATTTAAAGGGAACCAGGAGAAGTTATAGTCAGATAGTTGTGCGTTATTCAAAAATGGTGTAGCCCCTGTTACTGAAACCGAAATTTCTGCATCTTCGTTTTCGTGACATGAAGGTGTACTACTATTATTATTTAATATAAATGGTGCTCTTTCAACAATAGTGACTGAAGATGATGTCGCCTCACACAGGCCAAGTAAATAAGAAGCTTTTACTTGAATATCTCCAGCGGGTAAGAATGTAGTCGTGCTACCTTCATCAATTGTATCAGTAGAGTTTTGTAAATGCCATGTATATTCAAAATTCGGATTAGGGTTTAATACCGATGCTATACCGTTAGAAGTCCCAAAACAGTTAATTGTATCGGTTAAAAATAACTCATCAGTATTTATTGCTGAAGTTACCTCAATGCCATCATCTATTGTAAATGGATTTGGATGTAAAGAGGTCAAGTCAAACACTCCATTACATCCGTTAGAGTCTGTAATTTGAATATCCCAATCACTTGCAGTAAGACCGGTAATTGTTAAATTATCAGAAGTTGTACCATTGTAGGTGCTCATTGAATTCATATCTATCCAATTGACTGTGTATGGTGAAACTCCACCTACAATCTCGACCTCAACAGTTCCATCATCTGAAGATGCCGTTGGACTGAAACACGACTGATCAACTAAATTTGTAATTTGAAAGTCAACTCTAGTTGGTCCATCAACTGTCAATGAATATACCCCTTGACAACCGAACTCATCAGTAACAGTTACAGAGTATGCACCTTGTTGTAAATTATCAACACTAGAAAGTATATTGCCTGTAGACGCACCTCCATTCCAGAAGTATGTAAAATCACAAGAATTGTCAGGGTCGCCACATCCACCTTCCATAGAAATAGAAACTGAACCATCATTATATCCAAAACAAGAAGCTGGAACAGTAGAAGTAAATGCTTCCCAAGTTGCGTCTAAACCAATATCAACAGAAAGTTGATCTGCACACAACCTACTGTCAACAACAGTAACATCATATGTGCCAGCGTTCATGTTATCAATTGTACTGTAAAGTACGTTTTCATCTGTTTGTCCTATTACTGACCAAACAAAGTTATAATTATCATTAGCGTCAGGTGTACCACCAGTTGCAGAAACTTGTGCCCATCCAGTATTAAATCCTAGTAAATTATTATTACAATAAGCAGGTAAGGTCGGTTGAGTTAAAACAACGTTTAACTTAGGAGGTTCAATAAGGAAAATTTCAGATTGAGATTGACATCCATTGCCATCAGTTACTGTTAATACATAGGGGTCTGAATAAGATTGATAGTCAGGATTTATCTCAATATCATCCGCTCCAACTGAGAAAGGTAAGTTTGGTAGAGTTTGAAGGTTAAATTGAGCATCATCTACCCAAGGATAGTTTGGATGACTCCAAACAAAAGTGTAACTTCCTATACCTCCGTAGACGTTAGCAGAAAGTTCTCCGTCTGATTCACCATAACAACTGATTTCGTCAGAAATAAACGCATCAACAATTAATTGATTAGGCTGTTCGATTTCAAAACTAAAATCCTCTGAACATCCTACGCTATCTGTCACGACCACAGTGTATGTTCCGATTGGTAGTGATGAAATTGTTTGAGTAGTTCCATAAGACCCCCAGTTAAAACTGTAGGGTGCAATTCCGCCACTAGGATTTGAAGTTATTACTCCATCGGCACCATTGTAGCATGAAACGGAATCAAATGCAAATACATTCTGAATAGAATCATTCGAAAAAATTTCTATGGAATCCATTTCTGGAATAGTACAAATAGCGTCCAAAACAGAGACGTAATATTTACCTTCACAAATCAAAGATAATGTAGAAGTGAAATTATTAAGTACTTCATCCGAAATGTTAGCGTTAATCGGATTCATTAAGGAGTCCATCCACTGAACAGTATAAGAACCATCATTTTCAGCAGTGCCATTAATTACCTCAAGCTGTAATTCACCATTACAGTCTCCATGACATGGAATTCCCACACCATTAACTTCACCATTGACAGATAAACCTAAATCGGCTCTGTCATATTGCACAAAAACCGTAATTGAATCAGTTATTGTACAGTAATCATTAATCGCTACAACAATCAATGTTGTATCTTCATTAATAACTAAAGAAGTACTATCAACAGTTGAGCCAGTACTCCAACTAAATGTTTGATACCATGTGGTATCAGCAAAAATTGTAGTTTCTTCTCCTGAACAAACAGTGTAATCATCAGGTAAAGAAAAATCACAATCTGCGATTAGTCTAAAATCATCTAAACCAAAACCAATATTTGCGTTTGTAACGCCAGGGGATAGAATGTTATCTTCAAGTTCATTATTAAATACAAACGCAAACCTTACGTTTGGCTGATTGTCTAGTGTATTTCCTAAATCAATATATGCTTGTTGCCAAGTTGTATCTGCTG
Proteins encoded in this region:
- a CDS encoding gliding motility-associated C-terminal domain-containing protein; the protein is MMNIKSYFLLVFSSLLIASNTYAQQVFISQDFENPATMDWTLNQVVPFLGTVSSTSNTFVVNDVYQGGIVQFAPFNFPQIPNTADQGYQPNSNYLHTASLSGLAGIPPNFPPVENCHYADQFWDGVNQELICAVTPDYSTVGFEGVDVSYWWFSGASEFTFGTEVYYSIDQGTNWILIDGPLSADTTWQQAYIDLGNTLDNQPNVRFAFVFNNELEDNILSPGVTNANIGFGLDDFRLIADCDFSLPDDYTVCSGEETTIFADTTWYQTFSWSTGSTVDSTSLVINEDTTLIVVAINDYCTITDSITVFVQYDRADLGLSVNGEVNGVGIPCHGDCNGELQLEVINGTAENDGSYTVQWMDSLMNPINANISDEVLNNFTSTLSLICEGKYYVSVLDAICTIPEMDSIEIFSNDSIQNVFAFDSVSCYNGADGVITSNPSGGIAPYSFNWGSYGTTQTISSLPIGTYTVVVTDSVGCSEDFSFEIEQPNQLIVDAFISDEISCYGESDGELSANVYGGIGSYTFVWSHPNYPWVDDAQFNLQTLPNLPFSVGADDIEINPDYQSYSDPYVLTVTDGNGCQSQSEIFLIEPPKLNVVLTQPTLPAYCNNNLLGFNTGWAQVSATGGTPDANDNYNFVWSVIGQTDENVLYSTIDNMNAGTYDVTVVDSRLCADQLSVDIGLDATWEAFTSTVPASCFGYNDGSVSISMEGGCGDPDNSCDFTYFWNGGASTGNILSSVDNLQQGAYSVTVTDEFGCQGVYSLTVDGPTRVDFQITNLVDQSCFSPTASSDDGTVEVEIVGGVSPYTVNWIDMNSMSTYNGTTSDNLTITGLTASDWDIQITDSNGCNGVFDLTSLHPNPFTIDDGIEVTSAINTDELFLTDTINCFGTSNGIASVLNPNPNFEYTWHLQNSTDTIDEGSTTTFLPAGDIQVKASYLLGLCEATSSSVTIVERAPFILNNNSSTPSCHENEDAEISVSVTGATPFLNNAQLSDYNFSWFPLNLNGQGVLNTNGSLDIEISNLDGGTYYLEVVDRYGCDTVFTIDIEDPALVVANIFSTDLDCHASNGSPTGSIKVDGVGGTTPYQSYNISSTTSNATGLFNGLTAGSYDVSVTDANGCESQVSEIILSEPSPLTITANSVGVDCDGANTGEIIAVANGGTQPYNNYTISGASNSNSSNGVFNGIVAGNYDVTVFDDNNCQKTVNINVSSPAPFTAPTITFNDPSCFGLEDGSIDLTIGGGTEPLVFEWSNGENTEDISFLSSGAYSVTITDKNGCQTSANQTLTDPAQIVADWVINSPGANGSHYILSQPAPFNVEFSDISQNTDISLNQWWVNGMNMTANFYEGFATNSFQHTFNEVGDYDVVMEVFDPSGTCSDTISLVVSVQGIIEFNAFSPNGDNVNDVFHFENYGIRDLNAVIYSRWGDKIYEIENPSDGWDGISMNGLEVPEGVYFYVLNAIGEDGTPYNEKGSVTLYR